In Cryptomeria japonica chromosome 10, Sugi_1.0, whole genome shotgun sequence, a genomic segment contains:
- the LOC131034112 gene encoding cytochrome P450 750A1-like — MAFFSFKAAPLMTIGFSVLIVIFLWWVLKRGKKNAKRLALPPGPFAWPAIGNLHQLGDLPHRSLEKLSKKYGELMFMRLGSVPTLVVSSAQMAKDILTTHDLVFGNRPATAAARYVAYGEIDPGLAPYGPYWRHMRKISVMQLLSVKRVDSFACLREEEAAVGVRSIWDRSLHGKLPVNVTAAISSIISSIMWGTLAGTNTGSYSDLLGSSDELRMMINEVINMVGAFNIGDFFPYGEWLDQLRGMKRRMTRAHDFFDRVVGRIIDQHVERNAKVDAGENEHVKDLVDVLLDIEKEEPDGENGIKVTREHIKAIIFDMFLGGTETTIVTLEWAMSEMLRNPRMAKKLQEEIESIVGKHRMVKECDLANMEYLQCVVKETFRLYPAGPIMLPHESTKACTVAGYHIPNKTRLVVNVWAIGRDPMIWEDPLTFNPERFMIKNQNDTGRDFNMLPFGAGRRGCPGAYLATRDVEFVLAQLMHCFDWKLEANKDPSQLDMSEAFTTSIPRKVNLFAIPTFKVDMGF; from the exons ATGGCCTTCTTTTCATTTAAAGCAGCACCTCTCATGACAATTGGATTCTCAGTGTTAATAGTAATTTTCTTGTGGTGGGTActaaagagaggaaagaaaaatGCAAAGAGATTGGCATTACCACCTGGGCCATTTGCATGGCCTGCCATAGGAAATCTCCATCAGCTGGGAGATCTGCCCCACCGTTCTCTGGAAAAGCTCTCAAAAAAATATGGGGAGTTGATGTTTATGAGACTCGGCTCTGTTCCCACCCTCGTTGTTTCCTCTGCGCAAATGGCAAAGGATATATTGACAACACACGACTTGGTATTCGGAAACAGGCCGGCGACGGCGGCTGCAAGATATGTAGCATACGGAGAGATTGATCCAGGCTTGGCTCCGTATGGACCGTACTGGCGGCACATGCGCAAAATCAGCGTCATGCAATTGTTGAGTGTCAAGAGAGTCGACTCATTCGCCTGCCTGCGAGAGGAAGAGGCAGCTGTGGGCGTGCGTTCCATTTGGGACAGGAGTCTGCATGGCAAACTCCCTGTCAACGTCACAGCCGCCATTTCCTCCATCATCTCCTCTATCATGTGGGGAACTCTGGCGGGCACCAACACCGGCAGCTATTCTGATTTACTTGGGAGCAGCGATGAGCTTAGGATGATGATCAACGAGGTCATCAATATGGTCGGTGCTTTTAATATTGGCGACTTCTTTCCTTATGGAGAGTGGCTTGACCAGCTGAGAGGCATGAAGCGTCGAATGACAAGGGCTCACGACTTCTTTGACCGAGTGGTGGGGAGGATAATAGACCAGCATGTGGAGCGCAATGCAAAGGTGGATGCAGGGGAAAATGAGCATGTCAAGGACTTGGTTGACGTTCTCCTGGATATTGAAAAGGAAGAGCCCGATGGTGAGAATGGCATTAAGGTCACCCGAGAGCACATCAAGGCAATTATTTTt GACATGTTCCTTGGCGGAACCGAGACAACGATTGTTACATTAGAATGGGCAATGAGTGAAATGTTAAGAAATCCTCGAATGGCCAAGAAGTTGCAAGAAGAGATTGAGTCCATAGTAGGCAAGCATCGCATGGTAAAGGAGTGTGATTTGGCAAATATGGAATACCTACAATGTGTTGTAAAGGAGACATTTCGATTGTATCCAGCAGGACCTATAATGTTGCCCCATGAATCTACAAAAGCTTGCACTGTTGCTGGCTACCATATACCTAACAAAACAAGGCTTGTTGTCAATGTATGGGCAATAGGAAGAGATCCAATGATATGGGAAGATCCATTGACATTTAATCCTGAAAGGTTTATGATTAAAAATCAGAATGATACTGGTCGAGACTTCAACATGCTACCATTTGGTGCTGGAAGGAGAGGCTGTCCTGGGGCTTACCTTGCCACTCGGGACGTTGAGTTTGTTTTGGCTCAACTAATGCACTGCTTTGACTGGAAACTTGAAGCCAATAAAGATCCATCACAGTTGGATATGAGTGAAGCATTTACAACAAGTATCCCTCGAAAAGTGAATCTTTTCGCCATTCCCACCTTCAAAGTGGATATGGGGTTTTAG